In a single window of the Hypanus sabinus isolate sHypSab1 chromosome 15, sHypSab1.hap1, whole genome shotgun sequence genome:
- the LOC132405229 gene encoding protocadherin-10-like — MANSQSTNFTFRALVFISFVYAASLGFGLIRYTIPEEMEYGSFVGNIAENLGLTNRQLSARKCRIVFLEGRQYLEVNLDTGVLFVSSRIDREQLCAQSPSCILGFQIILENPLQMHRGEVEILDINDNSPTFPEKSIRLQMAESIAPGSRYPLESALDLDVGANTVNIYNISTSEQFRLNVNFREDGSTIVELLLDKPLDREQEASFQLVLTAFDGGKPPRSGTTQITISVLDINDNAPVFEKNVYTASLVENAPLGTLVIRIKAVDLDQGTNAEVKYSFANRVSGQVRELFSLDPETGEIKVQEQLDFEEKSSYELDVQAEDNGSPAITGHSKVLIKLTDVNDNPPEIKVTSLSGKVPEDATPGSVVALMDVTDRDSEANGKVHCEIPLGLPFQIKSSLNKHYELTTTRPLDRETTAVYNIPVTAWDSGSPPLSTNKTIQITVSDVNDNTPQFSQSSYAVYVMENNAPGASIFALTAFDPDMDQNSYISYSFIGNLQDSLVSTYFSINSMNGTIYALRSFDYEKVKSFQFHVQARDAGVPPLSSTAAVNVIILDQNDNAPVIVSPSTPSGSSPMEILPHSADQGYLVTKVLATDADSGQNARLSYQMVQATDPTLFRIGRSSGEIRTTRSILDLDDTSQSIVVLVRDNGQPSLSSTTTIFLSILGNVTENVSETSDFHSNPRYVSDMNLYLLVTFGSTSILFLLIIVFLIVLKCKQDGGIIQDGGCPIYCCRPRNSKELFTRGDAPRVQLDCTGTGQTAPFPERYHYSVCLSPESSKSEFLFLKPYNPSFTPGQY, encoded by the coding sequence ATGGCGAATTCGCAGAGCACTAATTTCACGTTTAGGGCGCTGgtttttatttcctttgtttACGCGGCGAGCCTGGGCTTTGGACTAATTCGCTACACCATTCCAGAGGAAATGGAATATGGCTCTTTTGTTGGAAATATCGCGGAAAATTTGGGACTAACGAATCGACAATTATCAGCTCGAAAATGTCGCATTGTCTTTCTGGAGGGAAGGCAATATTTAGAGGTAAATTTGGATACTGGCGTCTTATTTGTCAGCAGTCGAATAGACAGAGAGCAGCTTTGTGCACAGAGTCCTTCCTGTATACTTGGCTTCCAGATAATTTTAGAAAACCCTCTCCAAATGCATCGCGGTGAAGTAGAGATTCTCGATATAAATGATAATTCACCCACCTTCCCCGAAAAATCCATTCGCTTGCAGATGGCTGAATCCATCGCACCAGGCTCTCGTTACCCACTAGAGAGCGCGCTCGACCTGGACGTGGGAGCAAACACAGTTAATATATACAATATTAGCACCAGTGAACAATTCCGTTTGAACGTCAACTTCAGGGAGGATGGGAGTACAATTGTAGAGTTGTTATTGGATAAGCCACTGGACCGCGAACAAGAAGCATCGTTTCAGCTCGTACTGACGGCCTTTGACGGCGGTAAACCTCCGAGATCCGGGACAACTCAAATCACCATCAGCGTACTGGACATCAATGACAATGCACCTGTGTTCGAGAAAAATGTCTATACGGCCAGCTTGGTAGAAAATGCGCCTTTGGGTACCTTGGTGATCAGAATCAAAGCTGTCGATCTGGACCAAGGTACTAACGCCGAGGTGAAGTACTCCTTTGCTAATCGTGTTTCAGGCCAAGTGCGTGAACTGTTCAGTTTGGACCCTGAAACTGGGGAGATCAAAGTTCAAGAGCAGCTGGATTTTGAAGAAAAGAGCAGTTATGAACTTGATGTACAAGCGGAGGATAACGGATCACCAGCTATTACAGGGCATTCCAAAGTATTGATCAAATTAACTGATGTAAACGATAATCCGCCCGAGATAAAGGTAACATCCCTATCTGGCAAGGTCCCCGAAGATGCTACACCTGGGTCAGTCGTAGCTCTAATGGACGTTACGGATCgcgattccgaggcaaatggaaaagttCACTGTGAGATTCCACTGGGCCTTCCTTTTCAAATTAAATCCTCTCTGAATAAGCATTATGAACTGACCACAACCCGCCCGTTGGATCGGGAAACTACCGCAGTCTATAACATACCTGTCACAGCCTGGGACTCTGGGTCTCCTCCATTATCAACAAATAAAACTATCCAGATAACGGTGTCTGATGTAAATGACAACACACCACAGTTTTCGCAGTCTTCCTACGCTGTCTATGTGATGGAGAATAACGCTCCGGGTGCTTCAATTTTCGCACTGACTGCGTTCGATCCGGATATGGACCAAAACTCCTATATTTCCTATTCCTTCATCGGGAATCTGCAGGATTCGTTGGTGTCCACTTACTTCAGTATTAACTCGATGAACGGTACCATTTACGCTTTGCGCTCCTTTGACTATGAGAAGGTCAAAAGTTTCCAGTTCCACGTTCAAGCCCGTGACGCTGGAGTGCCTCCGCTGAGCAGCACCGCTGCAGTGAATGTAATTATTCTGGATCAAAATGACAATGCTCCAGTGATcgtttctccttccacaccgaGTGGATCATCACCCATGGAGATACTGCCCCATTCAGCAGATCAAGGTTACTTGGTCACCAAAGTCTTGGCAACTGATGCAGATTCTGGTCAGAATGCTCGGCTCTCCTATCAGATGGTTCAAGCAACCGATCCCACTCTCTTTAGAATAGGGCGCAGTTCAGGGGAAATCAGAACAACGAGAAGCATTTTGGACTTGGATGATACCTCGCAGAGTATTGTCGTTCTAGTGAGGGATAATGGACAGCCGAGCCTGTCCAGTACAACTACAATATTTTTGTCGATTTTGGGGAATGTTACTGAGAATGTCTCTGAAACTAGTGATTTTCATAGTAATCCTCGTTATGTTTCCGACATGAATCTTTATTTACTTGTCACCTTCGGATCAACATCGATTTTGTTCCTTTTGATAATTGTCTTTTTAATTGTACTAAAGTGTAAACAAGATGGAGGCATTATTCAAGATGGAGGGTGCCCCATTTATTGTTGCCGGCCGAGGAATTCGAAAGAACTCTTTACCCGTGGCGATGCGCCAAGAGTTCAACTTGATTGTACTGGAACTGGTCAGACTGCACCCTTTCCCGAGAGGTATCATTACTCGGTGTGCTTGTCACCAGAATCATCCAAGAGTGAATTTCTTTTCTTGAAACCCTACAATCCATCTTTCACTCCAGGTCAATACTAA
- the LOC132405230 gene encoding LOW QUALITY PROTEIN: protocadherin-10-like (The sequence of the model RefSeq protein was modified relative to this genomic sequence to represent the inferred CDS: inserted 2 bases in 1 codon), with protein MANSQRNNALILIMLIFIFLVFVLRQGVGLIRYSITEELEYGSSVGNIAEHLGLIAGELSARKCRLVSADGSRHFQVNLETGVLFVSSRIDREQLCAQSPSCNLAFQIILENPLEMYRGEVEILDINDNSPSFPENAIVLQMAESVAPGSRFPLESALDPDVGSNTVNTYIISPNENFGLKVHVRKNTVTNAELLLEKFLDREKQASFQLVLTAVDGGKPQRTGTTQLTISVLDSNDNAPVFENDIYTANLEENAPAGTLVIRIRAVDLDQGTNAEFKYSFSNLVPENVRELFSLDPETGEIKVQKPLDYENEKSYELDVQAVDNGSPSITGHSKVLIDLIDMNDNVPKITVTSMSGKVPEDAAPGTVVALIDVTDRDSGANGKVHCDMPVDLPFKVQSFLNNHYKVTTTRLLDRETAPTYNIPVTVWDSGSPPLSTNTTIEIVVSDVNDNTPQFSQSSYAVYVMENNVPGASIFALTVFDPDLDQNSYISYSFTGNLQDSVVPTYFSIGSMNGTIYALRSFDYEQVKSFQFHIQARDAGVPPLSSSATVSVIVLDQNDNAPVIIYPSAPSGSLPMAILPHSAGQGYLVTKIMATDADSGQNARLSYQIVQATDPTLFRIGRNSGEIRTTRSILQPDDTSQNLVVLVRDNGQPSLSSTATIFFSILGNVTESVSEIRDFDINPSYVSDMNFYLLVTFRSTSILFFLIIVFLFVVKCKQVGGIGQDGGCPICCCRPRNSKEVFIRGDPPGDPLNCAGTGQNGPFPESYQYSVCLTPESSKSEFLFLKPYNPSFTQSGSETMANAQNNNALVLLMLIFILLFILRQGMGLIRYSIPEELEYGSSVGNIAENLGLIAPELSLRKCRLVSGDGSRYLEVNLETGFLFVSGRIDREKLCAQSPNCNIAFQIVLENPLEMYRGEVDILDINDNSPSFQKDAIVLQMAESVAPGTRFPLESALDPDVGTNTVKTYTISRNENFGLKMHVRKKTVTNAELVLEKSLDREKQASFDLVLTAVDGGNPPRSGTTQIKINLLDINDNAPMFENDVYTAKLNENAPIGTLVIKIKAVDLDQGINAELKYSFSNLIPDRMRELFSLNAETGAINVRKQLDFENEQSYELDVQAVDNGSPSITGHAKVLIDLIDVNDNAPEIKVTSISGKVPEDVAPGTVVALLDVTDHDSGENGLIRSEIPLGLPFKIESSQNSHYKVTTTRPLDRETTAVYNIPVTAWDAGSPPLSTIKTIQITVSDVNDNTPQFSQSSYAVYVMENNAPGGSIFALTASDPDLDQNCYISYSFWGNLQDSLVPTYFSINSMNGTIYALRSFDYEKVKSFQFHVQARDAGVPPLSSTAAVNVIILDQNDNAPVIVSPSAQSGTAAVVILPQSAGQGYLVTKIIATDADSGQNARLSYQIVQATDLTLFNVGRASGEIKTTRSILDLNNTSQSLVVSVRDNGQPSLSGTATIFLSILGNVTEKIPETRDFHSNTVPVSDINVYLLVTFGSTSVSFLLIIVFLVVLKCKQDGGIVQDGGCPICCYWPRNSKEVYIQRDVPRDPLNCTGTGQTAPFPERYHYSVCLSPESSKSEFLFLKPXAILPFLKVNVKL; from the exons ATGGCGAATTCGCAGAGAAACAACGCCTTGATATTGATCATGCTGATTTTTATTTTCCTTGTTTTCGTATTGAGACAGGGAGTGGGTCTGATTCGCTATTCTATTACAGAAGAATTGGAATATGGCTCTTCTGTCGGGAATATTGCTGAACATTTAGGACTAATCGCTGGAGAATTATCAGCACGAAAATGTCGCTTAGTCTCCGCCGACGGAAGCCGGCACTTCCAGGTAAATTTAGAGACTGGTGTCCTGTTTGTTAGCAGTCGAATAGACAGAGAACAGCTTTGTGCACAAAGCCCGTCTTGTAATCTTGCCTTCCAGATAATACTAGAAAACCCCCTCGAAATGTACCGCGGTGAAGTGGAGATTCTCGATATAAATGATAATTCGCCTTCTTTCCCAGAGAACGCCATTGTCTTGCAAATGGCTGAATCTGTTGCACCGGGTTCCCGCTTCCCACTAGAGAGCGCACTTGATCCAGATGTAGGATCAAACACCGTCAATACGTATATAATCAGTCCCAACGAGAATTTTGGTTTGAAGGTGCATGTCAGAAAGAATACCGTTACAAATGCAGAGTTACTGTTGGAGAAATTTTTGGACCGTGAAAAGCAGGCATCGTTCCAGCTTGTTCTGACGGCTGTTGACGGTGGCAAGCCTCAGAGAACCGGGACAACTCAACTCACCATTAGTGTACTGGACAGCAACGATAATGCGCCTGTATTCGAGAATGATATATATACTGCAAACCTGGAAGAAAACGCACCAGCAGGAACCTTGGTGATCAGAATCAGAGCTGTCGATCTGGACCAAGGTACTAATGCAGAGTTTAAATACTCGTTTTCTAATCTTGTCCCAGAGAATGTACGGGAATTATTCAGTCTGGATCCTGAAACTGGAGAGATCAAAGTTCAGAAACCTCTAGATTATGAAAATGAAAAAAGTTATGAACTTGATGTCCAGGCCGTGGATAATGGTTCACCATCAATTACAGGACATTCCAAAGTACTGATCGATTTGATTGATATGAATGATAACGTCCCTAAGATTACAGTGACCTCCATGTCTGGCAAAGTCCCTGAAGATGCTGCACCCGGGACAGTGGTTGCCCTAATTGATGTAACTGATCGCGATTCCGGAGCAAACGGAAAAGTTCACTGTGATATGCCAGTCGACCTTCCCTTTAAAGTTCAGTCATTTCTGAACAACCATTATAAAGTGACCACCACTCGTCTGTTGGATCGAGAAACCGCACCAACATATAATATACCTGTCACAGTCTGGGACTCCGGATCTCCTCCTCTATCAACAAATACAACTATCGAGATAGTGGTGTCTGATGTAAATGACAACACACCACAATTTTCCCAGTCCTCTTACGCCGTCTATGTGATGGAGAATAACGTTCCGGGTGCTTCTATTTTTGCACTGACTGTTTTCGATCCTGATCTGGACCAGAATTCTTATATCTCTTATTCATTCACGGGGAACCTGCAGGATTCGGTGGTGCCCACTTACTTCAGCATTGGTTCGATGAACGGGACCATTTACGCATTGCGCTCATTTGACTACGAGCAGGTTAAAAGCTTCCAGTTCCATATTCAAGCCCGTGACGCTGGAGTGCCCCCGCTGAGCAGCAGCGCTACAGTGAGTGTCATTGTCCTGGATCAAAATGACAATGCACCAGTGATTATTTATCCTTCCGCACCGAGTGGATCATTACCCATGGCGATCCTGCcccattcagcaggtcaggggtACTTGGTCACCAAAATCATGGCGACTGATGCAGATTCAGGTCAGAATGCTcgtctctcctatcagatagtTCAAGCTACTGATCCTACTCTCTTTCGGATAGGTCGGAATTCAGGGGAAATCAGAACAACGAGAAGTATTTTGCAGCCGGATGATACCTCGCAGAATTTAGTCGTCTTAGTGAGAGATAACGGACAGCCGAGCCTGTCCAGTACAGCAACAATATTTTTCTCCATTTTAGGGAATGTTACTGAGAGTGTCTCCGAAATTAGGGATTTTGATATTAATCCTAGTTATGTTTCGGACATGAATTTTTATTTACTTGTCACATTCAGATCAACATCGATTTTGTTCTTTCTGATCATTGTCTTCTTGTTTGTAGTAAAGTGTAAACAAGTTGGCGGCATAGGTCAAGATGGCGGATGCCCAATTTGTTGTTGCCGACCCAGGAATTCGAAGGAAGTATTTATTCGTGGCGATCCGCCAGGGGATCCTTTAAATTGTGCTGGAACTGGTCAGAATGGACCTTTCCCCGAGAGTTATCAGTACTCGGTGTGCTTGACACCGGAATCATCGAAGAGCGAATTTCTTTTCCTGAAACCGTACAATCCAAGCTTCACTCAA TCTGGCTCAGAGACAATGGCGAATGCGCAGAACAACAACGCCTTGGTACTGTTGATGCTGatttttattctccttttcataCTGAGGCAGGGGATGGGTCTGATTCGCTATTCTATTCCAGAGGAATTGGAATATGGCTCTTCTGTCGGGAATATTGCTGAAAATTTAGGACTAATCGCTCCAGAATTATCATTACGAAAATGTCGCCTAGTCTCCGGTGACGGAAGCCGGTATCTGGAGGTAAATTTAGAGACTGGGTTCCTGTTTGTGAGCGGTCGGATAGACAGAGAGAAGCTCTGTGCACAGAGCCCTAATTGTAATATTGCCTTCCAGATAGTACTAGAAAACCCCCTCGAAATGTACCGAGGGGAAGTGGACATTCTCGATATAAATGATAATTCGCCCTCTTTCCAAAAAGACGCCATTGTCTTGCAAATGGCTGAATCTGTTGCACCGGGTACCCGCTTCCCACTAGAGAGCGCACTTGATCCAGACGTGGGAACAAACACAGTTAAAACGTATACCATCAGTCGCAACGAGAACTTTGGTTTGAAAATGCACGTCAGAAAGAAAACTGTTACAAATGCAGAATTGGTGTTAGAGAAATCTTTGGACCGTGAGAAACAGGCATCTTTTGATCTTGTACTGACGGCCGTTGACGGTGGCAATCCTCCGAGATCCGGAACAACTCAGATCAAAATTAATTTGTTGGACATCAATGATAATGCACCTATGTTCGAGAATGATGTGTATACGGCAAAACTGAATGAAAACGCACCAATAGGAACCTTAGTGATCAAAATCAAAGCTGTTGATCTGGACCAAGGTATTAATGCGGAGTTGAAATATTCTTTCTCTAATCTTATCCCAGACAGAATGCGTGAATTATTCAGTCTGAATGCTGAAACTGGAGCGATCAATGTTCGGAAACAGCTGGACTTTGAAAATGAACAAAGTTATGAACTTGATGTCCAGGCTGTGGATAATGGCTCACCGTCAATTACAGGGCATGCCAAAGTGTTGATCGATTTGATCGATGTAAATGATAATGCACCGGAGATAAAGGTGACCTCCATATCTGGTAAAGTCCCCGAGGATGTTGCGCCTGGGACAGTTGTAGCTCTACTGGATGTTACAGATCACGATTCAGGAGAAAACGGACTAATTCGCTCTGAAATTCCTCTGGGCCTACCCTTTAAAATTGAGTCATCTCAGAATAGCCATTATAAAGTGACCACCACTCGTCCGTTGGATCGGGAAACCACCGCAGTCTATAACATACCTGTCACAGCCTGGGACGCCGGGTCTCCTCCACTATCAACAATTAAAACTATCCAGATAACGGTGTCTGATGTAAATGACAACACACcacagttttcccaatcttcctacGCCGTCTATGTGATGGAGAACAACGCTCCGGGTGGGTCTATTTTCGCACTGACTGCGAGTGATCCCGATCTGGACCAGAACTGTTATATTTCTTATTCCTTTTGGGGGAATTTGCAGGATTCGCTGGTGCCCACTTACTTCAGTATTAACTCGATGAACGGTACCATTTACGCATTGCGCTCCTTTGATTATGAGAAGGTCAAAAGCTTCCAGTTCCACGTTCAAGCCCGTGACGCTGGAGTGCCTCCGCTGAGCAGCACCGCTGCAGTGAATGTAATTATTCTGGATCAAAATGACAACGCTCCGGTGATTGTTTCACCTTCAGCACAGAGTGGGACTGCGGCGGTGGTGATCCTGCCACAGTCAGCGGGTCAGGGATACTTGGTCACCAAAATAATAGCAACTGATGCAGATTCTGGTCAGAACGCTCGGCTCTCTTACCAGATAGTTCAAGCAACCGATCTCACTCTCTTCAATGTGGGGCGTGCTTCAGGCGAAATCAAAACAACAAGAAGTATTTTAGACTTGAATAATACGTCGCAGAGTCTAGTTGTCTCAGTGAGGGATAATGGACAGCCGAGTCTGTCAGGGACAGCCACAATCTTTTTGTCAATTTTGGGCAATGTTACCGAGAAAATCCCTGAAACTAGAGATTTTCATAGTAATACTGTTCCTGTTTCGGACATAAATGTTTATTTACTTGTCACTTTCGGATCAACATCGGTTTCGTTCCTTCTGATTATCGTCTTCTTGGTGGTCCTAAAGTGTAAACAAGATGGTGGTATTGTTCAAGATGGCGGCTGCCCGATTTGTTGCTACTGGCCGAGGAACTCGAAGGAAGTATATATTCAGAGAGACGTGCCAAGGGATCCCTTAAATTGTACTGGAACTGGTCAGACTGCACCCTTCCCAGAGAGATATCATTACTCCGTATGCTTGTCACCGGAATCATCCAAGAGCGAATTTCTTTTCCTGAAACC TGCAATCCTTCCTTTTCTCAAGGTCAATGTTAAATTGTAA